From the genome of Ziziphus jujuba cultivar Dongzao chromosome 6, ASM3175591v1, one region includes:
- the LOC107430486 gene encoding beta-amyrin 11-oxidase — MEKELVWTIVGVLVGGYVFLFGFVGKLNDWYYSFKLKRKEVPLPPGDLGWPGIGKMLNFIKASKFGDPDSFIFDLFKKYGRTGIYKTHLLSSPTVIVCSPDTCRKILADDENFTLGYPQTSKILAGKRSFHSISKSEHKRLRRLTTSILNGHEALSMYVGHIEHNVINSLEEWSRLNRPIEVLPELKRIVFKVITHIFMGADDDPVVADMESLFTELHAGLFSLNVNLPGFAFHRAIKARKKLVKILSYVIEKKTKALNKEPEKGKRDMIDLLMAVEDDDGRKLEEEDIIDLLIMFLVAGHESSALGTMWGLINLAENPEVFKKAKEEQEMIVRNRPSTQKGLTLREIKSMTYLPRVIDEMMRKTSINFAAFRHAIEDVNINGYLIPKGWKILVWYRAIHMDPQIHPNPREFNLERWDNDGVKTGAFVPFGAGTRICPGRDLAKLEMSIFLHYFLLNYKLEKVNPKCPVTYIPVPRPTDNCLAKIVKVA; from the exons atggagaaagaaTTGGTTTGGACGATTGTCGGGGTGTTGGTGGGAGGGTATGTATTTTTGTTCGGGTTTGTGGGAAAACTAAATGACTGGTATTACAGCTTCAAGTTAAAGAGGAAAGAAGTGCCTCTTCCACCTGGTGATCTTGGATGGCCTGGTATTGGCAAAATGTTGAACTTCATCAAAGCTTCCAAATTTGGTGACCCTGATTCTTTCATCTTCGATCTTTTTAAAAA ATATGGTAGAACTGGGATCTACAAGACTCACTTGTTATCAAGTCCAACTGTCATAGTCTGCTCGCCGGATACTTGCCGGAAAATATTGGCCGACGACGAAAATTTCACCCTTGGTTATCCCCAAACCAGCAAGATCTTGGCCGGAAAAAGATCGTTCCACAGCATATCGAAATCGGAACATAAGCGTCTGAGACGGCTAACCACATCAATCCTCAATGGCCATGAAGCTCTGTCCATGTATGTTGGTCACATTGAACACAATGTGATTAACTCCCTTGAAGAATGGTCAAGATTGAACCGTCCAATTGAAGTTCTACCAGAGCTGAAGAGGATTGTTTTCAAGGTCATTACACATATTTTCATGGGTGCTGATGATGATCCGGTTGTGGCTGATATGGAGAGCTTGTTCACAGAATTGCATGCTGGGTTGTTTTCCTTGAATGTCAATTTGCCTGGCTTTGCTTTCCACAGAGCAATcaag GCAAGGAAGAAGTTGGTGAAAATTCTTTCATATGtgatagagaaaaaaacaaaagcattgAACAAAGAACCAGAAAAGGGGAAGAGAGATATGATTGATCTGCTAATGGCtgtggaagatgatgatggtaGAAAATTAGAGGAGGAAGATATTATAGATTTGTTGATCATGTTCTTGGTTGCTGGACATGAAAGCTCAGCTCTAGGTACCATGTGGGGTTTGATCAACTTGGCTGAAAATCCTGAAGTTTTCAAAAAGGCCAAG GAGGAGCAAGAGATGATTGTGAGAAATAGACCATCTACTCAGAAAGGATTGACTCTTAGGGAAATCAAGTCAATGACATATCTTCCCAGG GTGATTGATGAGATGATGAGGAAAACTAGTATTAACTTCGCAGCTTTCAGGCATGCAATTGAGGATGTCAACATCAATG GTTATCTGATACCAAAAGGATGGAAAATTTTAGTTTGGTACAGAGCTATTCATATGGATCCACAAATCCATCCCAATCCACGTGAATTCAATCTAGAAAGATGGGAT AATGATGGAGTGAAAACTGGGGCTTTCGTTCCCTTTGGGGCAGGAACCAGAATTTGCCCCGGAAGAGACTTGGCCAAGCTTGAGATGTCCATTTTCCTTCATTACTTCCTACTTAACTATAA ACTTGAGAAGGTGAATCCAAAATGCCCAGTGACCTACATACCAGTACCAAGGCCTACAGACAACTGCCTAGCAAAAATTGTAAAAGTGGcgtaa